The Methanoregula sp. UBA64 region GTTCATGACCGCCCGTGCGCCGCCGATACTATGGAAGAAGAGGAGATTATCGGTACCGGCTGCCTGCTGTGCAGCCTTCATATCATCAGGAGAGCACGGCTCGCGGACATCGATGACGCGACCGGCCTTTCGCATTGCTTCGATAAATTCACGCATCGTAACCACTCCAGCGCTTTGAGAGCGTATGTTCTACCTCAAGGTGATCGAGCACCCGCCCGACAACCATGTCCACGAGATCGCCGATCTTCTCCGGCTGCGAATAGAACCCCGGGCAGGCCGGCATGATCGTTGCTCCCGCATCGTGGGCGGTAAGCATGTTTGCGATATGGATCCGGGATAAGGGCATCTCGCGGGTGACAAGGATGCATTTCCGGCGCTCCTTTAAACAGACGTCCGCGGTCCGGGTGATCAGGTTGTCCGCATACCCGCTTGCAATGGCAGAAAGCGTCTTTGCACTGCACGGGACGATCACCATGCCGTTATAGCGGTGCGACCCGCTCGCGATCGCGGCGCTGATCTCGCCGATATCGTGGTAGGTTGCATCAAAGCCGGACAGGTCTACTCCCTCGTGGCGTGCTATCTCCTCTGCCACTTCAGAGATAATTACATGCACCCGGGCATCCCTGCAGAGCACCTCAAGCAGGCGCCGGGCATAACAGGCCCCGCTCGCCCCGGTCACGCCGACAACAAATTCCTTTTTTTCCATGCCGCCACACCCCTCTCGTGTGATACCAATGTCGGAGCCACAAAGTAAAAAGTGTTTATGCCGGATCCGGCTGTTAAAAAAAGATTATTTCCGGGACGGGGCAAAGAAGCGGTACCTGACCCGGGACTCCTCGACTTTCTGGGCGTGGGACGGGTTGAGGTCGCGGCGGGCCTCGATCACGATCGTGTTGAGGATATTGTGGAGCCGGAGTGTGTCGAATTCCTTGTCCTTGCTCTCGTTAAAGAGGTCCAGGAGATCGCTGACGCTTTTGAGCACGCCCGAGCTCGCGATAAGATTGAGCCGGTTGAGCGTCAGGGCAAGATCCTTCTTGGCGATATCCATCTTGTAACTGTCGCCGTAGGAGAGGTTGATCTCGGTAACAGCGTTTAACAGGTCGGTGTATACCCGGATCTTGTAACTGTTCTCGTGCATCCGGCGTTCTGCGGCCCGCAGCCTGTAAAATGCGGCCACAACAATCGCGATCGCGACCACGATCCCGATACTAAAGACCACGATATCGGAAATCACATCTGTCATCTCCGAATCACTTCCTATGGACGGCGCTCTGCCACATCGAGATCGATCTTGGTCAGGTTTCCCTTCATTGCGATCTGGTAGGACCCGGCCCCGTACATCGGGTACTGCTGGAGGGTGTCGCCGGCAAAGCTCCTGCCATAGCCAAAGGTCTGGCTCTTTTTCGAGTCCACGTTTGTTACGGTCATTTCGAACCACCCTGCCGACGGGTCGTCGCTGAGCGGCGTGACGGTGTACACTACGGCCCATGACTGGTTGTCGATCCTGAGCTGTTCGGTGTACTGGTCGTTCGTGTTGTGGAACGAATAGGACTTCTGGATATAATGGCCTCCCAGCGGGAGGGTCGGTGCAGCCGAAACGGCGGCTGTTGTCCCGGCCGGCGCTGCGGCAGCCGCTGTCGGGGTGGTCGCGGGGGCCGGGCCGGCAGGAGTGGTACTGGTACATCCGGCAACGATAACCCCGAGAAGGACGAGGGCAAGGCAGCAGACAAACGATCGTTTCATACGGTGAAATGTAGGAAAAGCCGCGTATTTATGTGTTGTTTCCTCGCTCCCGCCGAAATTCCGGTGCCGGGCAGGATCAAAAGAGGGTGCCCTGCCGGGTGGGCTTTTTTATATGGAGTACCTCTGCTGCGGCTTCGGCAACCGCATCGCGCAGCTCCGGAAGGGTATACACCCCGAGGCGCCACTGTTCCCGCCGGGTCTGGTTGAGGGTCCCCAGGCGGGGCGAGATCTCCGCAAATCCCATCGGGTCATGGCGGTTTTTTACCTGGACCTCCAGGGACATGTCGCCCGGAACCGGGGGAATATCGACAAGGATATCGTCTGCCCTGCACCCGGCAGCCCGGGCAATCTCGGCCGCCACCTCCCGGGTCCGTTCGAGCGGCCAGCCGGTCTGGAAGACCGCAGCATTGACCTGGTCCTGCCCGGCATAGACCGCACGCTTGTACAACCGCCGCTCGTAAAGGCGGGCGGCAAGGTCCCTCGCCCGGGGATCGGGCGAGTTCCTTAGTTCGTGCATACATTCGGCATCGTCGAGCATGCAGAGCCGTTCCCGGTCCGCACCAGAGAGATCCGCACCATGGCCGAGCATGGCGAGCTGGAACATGCACTCCCCGATCCGGCTCACGTGATGGTAGTACACCGTAGGACGCATCAGGGTCCGGGCGATAAGGAGGGACTCTGCCGCATTGATCCCGTTCTCGTCCAGCACCACCCCTTCCTCCGTCAGGTGGATGTTTCGTATCAGCCGGTGGGCATCGACCGTGCCGTACGGCGCGCCGGTGTAGTACGCATCGCGGAGCAGGTAGTCCATCCGGTCTACATCGAGATCGCCGTGGATGATCCCGGAGAGGGGGTGGTTTCCTTTCACGACAGCGCAGACATCTTCCGGGGCGACTCCGATCTGCTTAAGCGGAGAGGAAAACCGGGTGTTGACAATCCCTGCAATATCATCGTGGGTGCGCCCGAGCCAGGACTCCATGAGGGGCTCGCTTGCGTGCGAGAACGGCCCGTGGCCCACATCGTGGAGGAGCGCAGAGACCAAAATAAGCAGCCGGTCCTCGTTGGCAAGCCCGAACTGCCGGCATGCAACACCGGCAAGGTGCATCGTGCCGACCGAATGTTCGAACCGCGAATGGCTGGCACCGGGGTAGACAAGGAAAGAAAACCCGAGCTGCCGGACATAGCGCAGGCGCTGGATCGCCGGCGAGTCCAGGAGCGGCAGGATCGCTGCATCTACCTCCACATAGCCATGCACCGGGTCCTTGATGATCTTCGGGTTCACGCCAACCTAATAATCTTCATATACAGCGCATAAAAGTATTCTACGCATGATCACATTCCTGTCGGGCGGGACCGGCACGCCAAAACTGCTGCGGGGCGTGCAGAAGATAATGGACCGGCACGAGATCTCGGTCGTAGTCAATACCGCAGAAGACATCTGGATCTCCGGGAACCACATCTCCCCGGACGTTGACACGGTCATGTACCTCTTTGCCGGCGTCCTCAACACCGATACGTGGTGGGGGCTGCGGGACGACACGTTTACCACCCACGGGGAGATCCAGAAGATGGGCCTCGGGGAGTACATCGCAATCGGCGACCGGGACCGGGCAGTCCATATCGCGCGAGGGAACCTGCTCCGCGACGGCCAGCGGCTGACCAACATCACCCGGACCCTCTGCGACCGCTTCGGCGTGCGGGAGAATGTCCTCCCCATGACCGATACCGAGGTCACGACCCGGGTAAAGACCGA contains the following coding sequences:
- a CDS encoding UbiX family flavin prenyltransferase, coding for MEKKEFVVGVTGASGACYARRLLEVLCRDARVHVIISEVAEEIARHEGVDLSGFDATYHDIGEISAAIASGSHRYNGMVIVPCSAKTLSAIASGYADNLITRTADVCLKERRKCILVTREMPLSRIHIANMLTAHDAGATIMPACPGFYSQPEKIGDLVDMVVGRVLDHLEVEHTLSKRWSGYDA
- a CDS encoding HD domain-containing protein, which translates into the protein MNPKIIKDPVHGYVEVDAAILPLLDSPAIQRLRYVRQLGFSFLVYPGASHSRFEHSVGTMHLAGVACRQFGLANEDRLLILVSALLHDVGHGPFSHASEPLMESWLGRTHDDIAGIVNTRFSSPLKQIGVAPEDVCAVVKGNHPLSGIIHGDLDVDRMDYLLRDAYYTGAPYGTVDAHRLIRNIHLTEEGVVLDENGINAAESLLIARTLMRPTVYYHHVSRIGECMFQLAMLGHGADLSGADRERLCMLDDAECMHELRNSPDPRARDLAARLYERRLYKRAVYAGQDQVNAAVFQTGWPLERTREVAAEIARAAGCRADDILVDIPPVPGDMSLEVQVKNRHDPMGFAEISPRLGTLNQTRREQWRLGVYTLPELRDAVAEAAAEVLHIKKPTRQGTLF